Proteins found in one Takifugu rubripes chromosome 17, fTakRub1.2, whole genome shotgun sequence genomic segment:
- the LOC101066371 gene encoding neuronal membrane glycoprotein M6-a-like, which translates to MEENMDESQSQKGCKECCERCVGSLPWASLIATVLLYMGVALFCGCGHEALSGTVTILQNYFEVIRAPGDTLDVFFIIDILKYIIYGLAAGFFVFGVLLLVEGFFTTGAIRDLYGEFKITACGRCLTAFLMFLAYLFFLVWLGVTAFTSLPVFMYFNVWSMCKNTSLVEGANLCLDLRQFGAVTIAEERKVCTGSEKFFKMCESNELDLTFHLFVCALAGAGAAVIAMVHFLMALAANWGYLKDTSRMQKYEDIKSKEEQELHDIHSTRSKERLNAYT; encoded by the exons GTTGTAAAGAGTGCTGTGAGCGGTGTGTGGGCAGCCTACCCTGGGCCTCCCTCATCGCCACCGTCCTGCTCTACATGGGCGTGGCCTTGTTCTGTGGGTGTGGCCACGAGGCTCTGAGCGGCACCGTCACCATCCTCCAGAACTACTTCGAAGTGATCAGAGCTCCAGGAGATACGCTGGACGTGTTCTTTAT CATTGATATCCTGAAGTACATCATCTATGGCCTTGCAGCTGGATTCTTTGTGTTTGGAGTTCTGCTCCTGGTTGAGGGCTTCTTCACCACTGGAGCCATCCGCGATCTCTACGGGGAGTTCAAGATCACCGCCTGTGGTCGATGCCTAACTGCATTT CTGATGTTCCTGGCCTACCTGTTCTTCCTGGTGTGGCTCGGGGTGACCGCGTTCACAAGCCTGCCCGTCTTCATGTACTTTAATGTTTGGTCCATGTGTAAGAACACCAGCTTGGTGGAGGGAGCCAACCTCTGTCTGGACCTGCGTCAGTTTG GAGCGGTGACTATCGCCGAGGAGAGGAAGGTGTGCACGGGATCGGAGAAGTTCTTCAAGATGTGCGAATCCAATGAG CTGGACTTGACCTTCCACCTGTTCGTGTGCGCACTTGCAGGAGCCGGAGCTGCTGTCATTGCTATG GTCCACTTCCTGATGGCTCTGGCCGCCAACTGGGGCTACCTGAAGGACACCAGCCGAATGCAGAAGTATGAGGACATCAAGTccaaggaggagcaggagctgcatgACATCCACTCTACACGCTCCAAAGAACGCCTGAATGCctacacataa
- the dok1a gene encoding docking protein 3 has protein sequence MESNAKTGKVYLQSHKSGKKWKPVWLSLFPQSSSGIGRLEIQDMGGGDRSPGIRRHHNPHVDKKIKVVRLSELLSVVRLPPNAEACPMDNMSAFCVDTEDRALVFAAPKDDCLSWVEKLCHSTFKQGSQQSSIQLCVEENQIYASADKEFLVSVQKTDAATRCDLQGAYWLQVGLEALLLRDTQKKSVVREWPYEMLRRYGKDKSVLTIEAGRRCDSGPGSFIFETPQAEKIFSLIQATIKQKTSLQNQESNTPSNSPSVAKTPDLGNMAAALRDTLKVQDRKYAPSEDSPQAPITLMPLPSIPTNASFTSNQEAVYADPVDCIQSEPELQSVQALYVDPASVLPIRPPGSKQSPPDASSVPNCQDCVYSEVYDKICAVEVKHAHCAHDEPIYSEPVGEKVSQAQSKPDPFAHLYAQVRKAPAASRPPPANAAPSCTAETSAAADQAADDIIYENMGII, from the exons ATGGAATCCAACGCAAAGACAGGAAAAGTTTATCTCCAATCACACAAATCTGGTAAA AAATGGAAGCCTGTGTGGTTGTCTCTCTTTCCTCAAAGCAGCAGTGGAATTGGCCGGCTGGAGATCCAGGACATGGGAG GTGGTGACAGAAGTCCTGGCATCAGGAGACACCACAATCCTCACGTGGACAAGAAGATAAAGGTTGTGCGACTGTCCGAGTTACTCAGCGTGGTCAGGCTCCCCCCAAATGCTGAAGCCTGCCCGATG GACAACATGTCGGCGTTCTGTGTGGACACGGAGGACAGAGCCTTGGTGTTCGCTGCTCCCAAAGACGACTGTCTGTCCTGGGTGGAAAAACTCTGCCACAGCACCTTTAAG cAAGGATCCCAGCAGAGTTCTATCCAACTTTGTGTGGAGGAAAATCAGATATACGCCTCTGCAGATAAAG AGTTCTTGGTGTCGGTTCAGAAGACCGATGCAGCAACACGCtgtgacctgcagggggcgtacTGGTTACAGGTGGGGCTGGAGgccctgctgctgagggacaCCCAGAAGAAGAGTGTAGTTCGAGAATGGCCTTATGAGATGCTGAGGCGATACGGTAAAGACAAG TCGGTGTTAACTATCGAGGCCGGGCGGCGCTGTGACTCTGGTCCCGGCTCGTTCATCTTTGAGACGCCGCAGGCTGAGAAGATCTTCTCCTTGATTCAAGCTACCATCAAACAGAAGACTTCACTGCAAAACCAGGAGTCCAACACTCCCAGTAACAGTCCTTCTGTGGCAAAAACACCTGACCTGGGCAACATGGCTGCTGCCCTGCGCGACACCTTGAaggtgcaggacaggaagtatGCCCCCTCGGAGGACAGCCCCCAAGCTCCCATCACCCTCATGCCTCTCCCATCAATCCCCACTAATGCCAGCTTCACTAGCAACCAGGAAGCTGTGTATGCCGACCCAGTAGACTGCATCCAGTCAGAACCAGAACTGCAATCAGTCCAGGCTCTGTATGTAGACCCAGCCAGTGTCCTACCGATCCGCCCACCAGGTTCAAAACAAAGCCCCCCTGATGCTTCGTCTGTCCCAAACTGCCAGGACTGTGTTTATTCGGAGGTGTACGACAAAATCTGCGCCGTGGAGGTGAAACACGCCCATTGCGCACACGATGAGCCCATTTATTCTGAACCTGTGGGCGAAAAAGTGAGTCAAGCTCAGAGCAAACCGGACCCATTCGCTCACCTCTACGCTCAAGTCCGTAAAGCTCCAGCGGCGAGTCGACCTCCGCCCGCCAACGCGGCCCCTTCCTGCACCGCCGAGACCTCGGCCGCCGCCGACCAGGCCGCCGACGACATCATCTACGAGAACATGGGCATCATTTAG